Proteins encoded within one genomic window of Sphaerotilus montanus:
- a CDS encoding protein adenylyltransferase SelO: protein MNAAQPLDRLPFEPAHLRWRNRYTSMGLPFAHRQPGQALPNPRWVAVSDAASADLGWPTDWWQHPGALDAFSAGTPWPGMDTAATVYSGHQFGVWAGQLGDGRALLLGEVETPDGARELQLKGSGMTPYSRRADGRAVLRSSIREFLCSEAMHALGIPTTRALALTASDLPVRRERAETAAVVTRVAPSFVRFGHFEHFCHHVRDGDYTALRRLADFVIDHHYPACREAAQPVAAMLAEVARRTAGLLADWQAVGFCHGVMNTDNLSILGLTIDYGPFGFLDGFDPMHVCNHSDEQGRYAYARQPQVAYWNLRALAQALVPLIDGDKEQIGAVLSDALSVYPDTFTRQLGQRMRAKLGLATEQDGDQTLIDDLMRLMARHQTDYTLTWRLLADHRIGAVGPVAPEPVRDLFLDGEGFDAWIVRYDERLRAEGSMDAERRARMQAVNPRYILRNHLAETAIRLAEAGDYSEVQRLHRALSRPFDEQPEHAAYAELPPAWASSLEISCSS, encoded by the coding sequence ATGAACGCTGCGCAGCCCCTGGACCGCCTCCCCTTCGAGCCTGCGCACCTGCGCTGGCGCAACCGCTACACCAGCATGGGCCTGCCGTTTGCCCACCGGCAGCCCGGCCAGGCGCTGCCGAACCCGCGGTGGGTCGCGGTCAGCGACGCCGCATCGGCGGACCTGGGCTGGCCGACCGACTGGTGGCAGCACCCAGGCGCGCTGGACGCCTTCAGCGCCGGCACCCCCTGGCCCGGCATGGACACGGCCGCGACGGTCTACAGCGGCCACCAGTTCGGCGTCTGGGCGGGCCAGCTGGGCGACGGCCGTGCGCTGCTGCTCGGCGAGGTCGAGACCCCGGACGGCGCGCGCGAGCTGCAGCTCAAGGGCAGCGGCATGACGCCCTACTCCCGGCGCGCCGATGGCCGGGCCGTGCTGCGCTCGTCGATCCGCGAGTTCCTGTGTTCCGAGGCGATGCACGCGCTCGGCATCCCCACGACCCGCGCGCTGGCGCTGACCGCGTCCGACCTGCCGGTGCGCCGCGAGCGCGCGGAAACCGCCGCCGTGGTCACGCGGGTCGCGCCGAGCTTCGTGCGCTTCGGGCACTTCGAGCACTTCTGCCACCACGTGCGCGATGGCGACTACACCGCGCTGCGCCGCCTGGCCGACTTTGTCATCGACCACCATTACCCGGCCTGCCGCGAGGCGGCGCAACCCGTCGCGGCGATGCTGGCCGAGGTCGCGCGCCGCACCGCGGGCCTGCTGGCGGACTGGCAGGCGGTCGGGTTCTGCCACGGCGTGATGAACACGGACAACCTGTCCATCCTCGGCCTGACGATCGACTACGGCCCCTTCGGCTTCCTCGACGGCTTCGATCCGATGCACGTCTGCAACCACTCGGACGAACAGGGCCGCTACGCCTATGCGCGCCAGCCGCAGGTCGCCTACTGGAACCTGCGCGCGCTGGCGCAGGCGCTGGTGCCGCTGATCGACGGCGACAAGGAGCAGATCGGCGCGGTGCTGAGCGATGCGCTCTCCGTCTATCCCGACACCTTCACCCGCCAGCTCGGCCAGCGCATGCGCGCCAAGCTCGGCCTGGCCACCGAACAGGATGGCGACCAGACGCTGATCGACGACCTGATGCGCTTGATGGCCCGCCACCAGACCGACTACACGCTGACCTGGCGGCTGCTGGCCGACCACCGGATCGGCGCAGTCGGCCCCGTGGCACCGGAGCCGGTGCGCGACCTGTTTCTCGACGGCGAAGGCTTCGACGCCTGGATCGTCCGCTACGACGAGCGCCTGCGCGCCGAAGGCAGCATGGACGCCGAACGGCGCGCGCGCATGCAGGCGGTCAACCCGCGCTACATCCTGCGCAACCACCTGGCCGAAACCGCGATCCGGCTGGCCGAAGCGGGCGACTACAGCGAGGTGCAGCGCCTGCACCGGGCCCTGAGCCGGCCGTTCGACGAGCAGCCGGAACACGCCGCCTACGCCGAGCTGCCGCCCGCCTGGGCCAGCTCGCTCGAAATCTCCTGCTCATCCTGA